Proteins from a genomic interval of Brachybacterium vulturis:
- a CDS encoding sensor histidine kinase → MTSAPASDPAGPRDPAGPRDVGDRGTPDGLGDRDLDLGPETPRETAAALARTLRGAMHVAFAVLPAVGAVRAHGTGGISLPLALVTAAVIVGIYVIGSRVALHRGEAGRSARTDLLLPSRGWVLALALVWMASTFISSAFVWIAFPLFFLVLFALGRVTGPLAMGAVALWAVVAPLLAEEPRSLAIGEVLGPVVGAAFSLIAHAVYRRLLIETDRNRQLVAQLRAAQSELADSERRKGVAEERQRLAHDIHDTLAQGLNSIVLLSRGARTTHPEAAESFSRIEDTARENLADARRLVRDLADRAPRTTLEQALRGVISRAEMLGESPRWELRIDGTPRELAPAQVETLHRAAQSLVANVQQHAEAQRCVLTLAWWPGRVSLDVVDDGCGFDPSAPTTRHDGGDGLRLLRTRLCRAGGSVAIDSAPGEGTTVGLTLPTHTQESDA, encoded by the coding sequence GTGACCTCCGCTCCCGCCTCCGACCCCGCCGGGCCCCGCGACCCCGCCGGGCCCCGCGACGTCGGCGACCGCGGCACCCCCGACGGCCTCGGCGATCGGGACCTCGATCTCGGCCCCGAGACGCCCCGCGAGACCGCCGCCGCGCTGGCCCGGACCCTGCGCGGCGCGATGCACGTGGCCTTCGCGGTGCTGCCTGCCGTGGGTGCCGTGCGCGCCCATGGCACCGGTGGCATCTCCCTGCCGCTCGCCCTGGTCACGGCCGCGGTGATCGTCGGGATCTACGTGATCGGCTCCCGGGTCGCACTGCACCGCGGGGAGGCCGGCCGCTCCGCCCGGACCGATCTGCTGCTGCCCTCCCGCGGGTGGGTGCTCGCCCTCGCCCTCGTCTGGATGGCCAGCACTTTCATCTCCTCGGCGTTCGTGTGGATCGCCTTCCCGCTGTTCTTCCTGGTGCTCTTCGCCCTCGGTCGCGTGACGGGCCCGCTGGCCATGGGCGCCGTCGCCCTGTGGGCCGTGGTCGCGCCACTGCTGGCGGAGGAGCCCCGCTCGCTCGCGATCGGCGAGGTCCTCGGTCCGGTCGTGGGTGCCGCCTTCTCGCTGATCGCGCATGCGGTCTACCGTCGGCTGCTGATCGAGACCGACCGCAATCGGCAGCTGGTCGCCCAGCTGCGCGCCGCCCAGAGCGAGCTCGCCGACTCCGAGCGCCGCAAGGGCGTCGCCGAGGAGCGCCAGCGCCTCGCCCACGACATCCACGACACCCTCGCCCAGGGGCTGAACTCCATCGTGCTGCTCAGCCGCGGGGCCAGGACCACCCACCCCGAGGCCGCCGAGTCCTTCTCCCGCATCGAGGACACCGCCCGCGAGAACCTCGCCGACGCCCGCCGCCTGGTGCGAGACCTCGCCGACCGCGCCCCCCGCACCACCCTCGAGCAGGCGCTGCGGGGCGTGATCTCCCGCGCCGAGATGCTGGGGGAGAGCCCCCGCTGGGAGCTGCGGATCGACGGGACCCCGCGCGAGCTCGCGCCGGCCCAGGTCGAGACCCTCCACCGCGCCGCCCAGTCCCTGGTCGCCAACGTGCAGCAGCACGCCGAGGCCCAGCGCTGCGTGCTGACCCTCGCCTGGTGGCCGGGACGGGTGAGCCTGGACGTGGTGGACGACGGCTGCGGCTTCGACCCCTCCGCCCCCACCACCAGACACGACGGCGGTGACGGGCTGCGCCTGCTGCGCACCCGCCTCTGTCGCGCCGGCGGCAGCGTGGCGATCGATTCGGCCCCCGGCGAGGGCACCACCGTCGGCCTCACCCTGCCGACCCACACCCAGGAGTCCGACGCATGA
- a CDS encoding response regulator, whose translation MSIAADGAASIRIMMVDDHPVVRAGLRALLEADDGIEVVAEVGSGTAALSMIDELAASPAGVPDLVLMDLNLGDGIGGIETTRRLRAAHPGVQVLAVTTFDAEADIVGALEAGATGYVLKDSPTEALIDAVGEAAAGRSILSPEVQQRLVQRMSNPHSALSPRETEILDALATGATNREVAKLMFISESTVKTHLVHIYDKLGVDSRTAAIREARDRRLIR comes from the coding sequence ATGAGCATCGCAGCAGACGGAGCAGCGAGCATCCGGATCATGATGGTCGACGACCACCCCGTGGTCAGGGCCGGGCTGCGCGCCCTGCTGGAGGCCGACGACGGCATCGAGGTGGTCGCCGAGGTCGGCTCCGGCACCGCGGCCCTGAGCATGATCGACGAGCTCGCCGCGTCCCCCGCCGGGGTCCCCGACCTGGTGCTGATGGATCTGAATCTCGGCGACGGCATCGGCGGCATCGAGACCACCCGTCGCCTGCGGGCCGCGCACCCCGGGGTGCAGGTGCTGGCCGTGACCACCTTCGATGCGGAAGCGGACATCGTCGGCGCGCTCGAGGCCGGCGCGACCGGCTACGTGCTCAAGGATTCGCCCACGGAGGCGCTGATCGACGCCGTCGGAGAGGCCGCCGCGGGGCGCAGCATCCTCTCGCCCGAGGTGCAGCAGCGCCTGGTGCAGCGGATGAGCAACCCGCACAGCGCCCTGTCCCCCCGGGAGACCGAGATCCTCGACGCACTCGCCACCGGCGCGACCAACCGCGAGGTCGCGAAGCTGATGTTCATCTCGGAATCGACGGTGAAGACCCACCTGGTGCACATCTACGACAAGCTCGGGGTGGACAGCCGCACCGCCGCGATCCGGGAGGCCCGTGACCGCCGCCTGATCCGCTGA
- the fdxA gene encoding ferredoxin, giving the protein MTYVIALPCVDVKDRACVDECPVDCIYEGNRMLYIQPDECVDCGACEPVCPVEAIFYEDDTPDQWAEYYDANVDFFDDLGAPGGAAKMGVIDKDHPLVEALPLQPNPLA; this is encoded by the coding sequence ATGACCTACGTGATCGCCCTGCCGTGCGTGGACGTGAAGGATCGCGCCTGCGTGGACGAATGCCCCGTGGACTGCATCTACGAGGGCAATCGGATGCTGTACATCCAGCCCGACGAATGCGTGGACTGCGGTGCCTGCGAACCCGTCTGCCCGGTCGAGGCGATCTTCTACGAGGACGACACCCCCGATCAGTGGGCCGAGTACTACGACGCCAACGTCGACTTCTTCGACGATCTCGGGGCCCCCGGCGGTGCGGCGAAGATGGGCGTGATCGACAAGGACCATCCGCTCGTCGAGGCGCTGCCGCTGCAGCCCAACCCCCTGGCCTGA
- a CDS encoding SRPBCC family protein has protein sequence MTPPEPLLRRGAHHHAVELERTLGHPVDQVWRAVTVSELLSRWFPGAPQFELRTGGRARFPAFAGLPAEFGEVLECEAPQLLRFSWGTDEMRIVLDPVGESTRLTIVHGFTDLPGAASFATGWEACLEGLDAVLDGREVANPGPRRARHEQLADRFGLDEPELEEGAEGWTVRFARQLVCPAETAWHLFVNGGDRLVEEPPVLVVGEALHAPQAPSVVLGHLTEVDAPTLLAFDTADGEPGDHVRLELRPGTGHGTRLVLTVSGQVAEDREAAAAQWGQGAVRPLAAAALAHAADGG, from the coding sequence GTGACTCCCCCCGAACCGCTGCTGCGCCGCGGCGCGCACCACCACGCCGTCGAGCTCGAGCGCACGCTCGGCCACCCGGTGGACCAGGTGTGGCGTGCCGTGACGGTGTCCGAGCTGCTCTCCCGCTGGTTCCCCGGCGCCCCGCAGTTCGAACTGCGCACCGGCGGCCGGGCCAGGTTCCCCGCATTCGCCGGCCTGCCGGCGGAGTTCGGTGAGGTCCTGGAGTGCGAGGCCCCGCAACTGCTGCGCTTCTCCTGGGGCACCGACGAGATGCGGATCGTCCTGGACCCGGTCGGTGAGAGCACCCGGCTCACCATCGTCCACGGCTTCACCGATCTGCCCGGGGCCGCCAGCTTCGCGACCGGTTGGGAGGCCTGCCTCGAGGGTCTCGATGCGGTCCTCGACGGTCGGGAGGTCGCGAACCCGGGGCCGCGGCGCGCCCGGCACGAGCAGCTCGCAGACAGGTTCGGGCTCGACGAGCCGGAGCTCGAGGAGGGGGCCGAGGGCTGGACCGTGCGCTTCGCACGGCAGCTCGTGTGCCCGGCGGAGACCGCCTGGCACCTCTTCGTCAACGGCGGCGACAGGCTGGTCGAGGAGCCGCCGGTGCTGGTGGTCGGAGAGGCGCTGCATGCCCCGCAGGCTCCCTCGGTGGTGCTGGGCCACCTCACCGAGGTCGACGCGCCGACCCTGCTCGCCTTCGACACGGCCGATGGCGAACCCGGCGACCACGTGCGGCTCGAGCTCCGCCCGGGCACCGGGCACGGCACGCGCCTGGTCCTCACGGTGAGCGGGCAGGTGGCCGAGGACCGTGAGGCCGCTGCGGCGCAGTGGGGACAGGGCGCTGTGCGTCCGCTCGCCGCCGCCGCTCTCGCCCACGCCGCCGACGGCGGGTGA
- a CDS encoding LysR family transcriptional regulator, whose amino-acid sequence MDARQLEYFLAVVDEGGVGAAAEKLFVAQPSVSQALRSLQRDLGTELFTRTGRRLQLTPAGEALIAPARQVTHWMELSRAHVDAVNGLRTGRLVLATMPSQAVYPLPSIIDRYVRKYPMIQTSIRAAGTPREVMSLVRSGGVDLGIMAVTDPVDSGDLVLHPLLRQSFIVISSKNVDLPAQGPLSYAQLEGQRLIIGQPGTGMRRVADQVIATNRSTIAVVETEHREAILPMVINGTGIAVIADAWRGLAKESGLVVHDLDTPEFLDGSIVHRDVDLTPAARAFLLLSGAQLTGAPTRGREAS is encoded by the coding sequence ATGGATGCGCGTCAGCTCGAGTACTTCCTCGCCGTCGTGGACGAAGGCGGCGTGGGGGCCGCGGCCGAGAAGCTCTTCGTCGCGCAGCCCTCCGTCTCCCAAGCACTGAGATCGCTCCAGCGCGACCTCGGTACCGAACTGTTCACCCGCACCGGACGCCGACTGCAACTGACCCCCGCGGGAGAAGCCCTCATCGCTCCGGCCCGCCAGGTCACGCACTGGATGGAGCTGTCGCGCGCGCACGTCGATGCGGTGAACGGGCTGCGCACGGGGCGTCTGGTGCTGGCCACGATGCCGTCCCAGGCGGTCTATCCCCTGCCGTCGATCATCGACCGCTATGTGCGGAAGTATCCGATGATCCAGACCTCAATCCGGGCGGCCGGGACCCCGCGGGAGGTGATGTCCCTGGTCCGCTCCGGTGGTGTCGACCTGGGAATCATGGCCGTCACGGATCCCGTGGATTCGGGGGACCTCGTCCTCCACCCGCTCCTGCGACAAAGCTTCATCGTGATCTCGTCCAAGAACGTCGATCTCCCCGCACAGGGGCCGCTGAGCTACGCCCAGCTGGAGGGCCAGCGCCTGATCATCGGCCAGCCCGGCACGGGGATGCGTCGCGTCGCGGACCAGGTCATCGCCACGAATCGCTCTACGATCGCCGTGGTGGAGACCGAGCACCGCGAAGCGATCCTCCCCATGGTGATCAACGGGACCGGCATCGCCGTGATCGCCGATGCCTGGCGCGGCCTCGCCAAGGAGTCGGGTCTCGTGGTGCACGACCTCGACACCCCCGAGTTCCTCGATGGCTCGATCGTCCATCGCGACGTCGATCTCACTCCGGCCGCGCGCGCCTTCCTCCTGCTCTCCGGCGCACAGCTGACGGGCGCACCGACGCGAGGTCGAGAGGCCTCGTGA
- a CDS encoding superoxide dismutase has protein sequence MAEYTLPDLDYDYGALAPSISGRIMELHHSKHHATYVKGANTALEKLAAAREANDFSTVNQFSKDLAFNLGGHTNHSIFWKNLSPEGGDKPTGDLAAAIDEFFGSFDGFRAHFTAAALGIQGSGWAVLAFEPIGGNLVIEQFYDQQNGVPVATIPLFQLDMWEHAFYLDYQNVKADYVKAIWDIVNWADVQARFAAARSSASGLVVPTA, from the coding sequence ATGGCTGAGTACACGCTTCCCGATCTGGACTACGACTACGGGGCGCTGGCTCCTTCGATCTCCGGCAGGATCATGGAGCTGCACCACTCCAAGCACCACGCGACCTATGTCAAGGGTGCGAACACGGCGCTGGAGAAGCTGGCTGCGGCGCGGGAGGCGAACGACTTCTCGACGGTGAACCAGTTCTCGAAGGATCTGGCGTTCAACCTGGGCGGCCATACGAATCATTCGATCTTCTGGAAGAACCTCTCGCCCGAGGGTGGGGACAAGCCCACCGGTGACCTGGCGGCGGCGATCGATGAGTTCTTCGGCTCCTTCGACGGCTTCCGGGCGCACTTCACGGCGGCGGCGCTGGGCATCCAGGGCTCCGGCTGGGCGGTGCTGGCGTTCGAGCCGATCGGCGGGAACCTGGTGATCGAGCAGTTCTACGATCAGCAGAACGGGGTGCCGGTGGCGACGATCCCGCTGTTCCAGCTGGACATGTGGGAGCACGCGTTCTACCTGGATTACCAGAACGTGAAGGCGGACTACGTCAAGGCGATCTGGGACATCGTGAACTGGGCGGATGTCCAGGCGCGGTTCGCGGCGGCGCGCTCGAGCGCTTCCGGGCTGGTCGTCCCCACGGCCTGA
- the pdxS gene encoding pyridoxal 5'-phosphate synthase lyase subunit PdxS — MTTTDSTTPATGTGTVKRGLADMMKGGVIMDVVTAEQAKIAEDAGAVAVMALERVPADIRAQGGVSRMSDPDMIDGIIEAVSIPVMAKARIGHFVEAQVLQELGVDYIDESEVLSPADYLHHIDKHRFTVPFVCGATNLGEALRRITEGAAMIRSKGEAGTGDVSEATKHIRTINAEIRALAARSEDELYLAAKELQAPYALVKEVAEAGELPVVLFVAGGVATPADAAMMMQLGADGVFVGSGIFKSGNPAERAAAIVRATTFFDDPSVIAEVSRGLGEAMVGINVADLPAPHRLAERGW; from the coding sequence ATGACCACCACTGACAGCACCACCCCCGCCACCGGCACCGGCACCGTCAAGCGCGGCCTGGCGGACATGATGAAGGGCGGCGTCATCATGGACGTCGTCACGGCCGAGCAGGCGAAGATCGCCGAGGACGCCGGCGCGGTCGCCGTGATGGCCCTGGAGCGGGTCCCGGCCGACATCCGTGCCCAGGGCGGCGTCTCCCGCATGAGCGACCCGGACATGATCGACGGGATCATCGAGGCGGTCTCGATCCCGGTGATGGCCAAGGCCCGCATCGGCCACTTCGTGGAGGCACAGGTGCTGCAGGAGCTGGGCGTGGACTATATCGACGAGTCCGAGGTGCTCTCCCCGGCCGACTACCTCCACCACATCGACAAGCACCGCTTCACCGTGCCCTTCGTGTGCGGTGCGACGAACCTCGGCGAGGCCCTGCGCCGCATCACCGAGGGCGCGGCGATGATCCGCTCCAAGGGCGAGGCCGGCACCGGGGACGTCTCCGAGGCCACCAAGCACATCCGCACCATCAACGCCGAGATCCGGGCACTGGCCGCCCGGAGCGAGGACGAGCTGTATCTCGCGGCGAAGGAGCTGCAGGCCCCCTACGCCCTGGTCAAGGAGGTCGCCGAGGCCGGCGAGCTGCCCGTGGTGCTGTTCGTCGCGGGCGGCGTCGCCACCCCGGCGGACGCCGCGATGATGATGCAGCTGGGGGCCGACGGGGTCTTCGTCGGCTCCGGGATCTTCAAGTCCGGCAATCCCGCCGAGCGCGCCGCCGCCATCGTCAGGGCGACCACCTTCTTCGACGACCCCTCCGTGATCGCCGAGGTCTCCCGCGGGCTCGGCGAGGCGATGGTGGGCATCAACGTCGCCGACCTCCCCGCACCGCACCGCCTGGCCGAGCGCGGCTGGTGA
- the pdxT gene encoding pyridoxal 5'-phosphate synthase glutaminase subunit PdxT, translated as MSTGGPGPRIGVLALQGDVREHARLLEELGAVVTPVRRSSELAAIDALVLPGGESGVMDRLARITGLREPLREVIADGLPVLGTCAGLILLADRLLDGTPGQETLGGLDVTVRRNAFGSQTDSFETDLEVPALGPPAARTAFIRAPLIAQLGPRARALATLPDGRIVAAEQGRVQGLAFHPEATGEQRFHRRLLAQVRCR; from the coding sequence GTGAGCACGGGCGGCCCCGGGCCGCGGATCGGGGTGCTCGCGCTGCAGGGCGATGTGCGCGAGCACGCCCGGCTGCTCGAGGAGCTCGGTGCCGTCGTCACGCCGGTGCGTCGGTCGTCGGAGCTCGCCGCGATCGATGCCCTGGTGCTGCCCGGCGGGGAGTCCGGGGTGATGGACCGCCTCGCCCGGATCACCGGCCTGCGCGAGCCCCTGCGGGAGGTGATCGCCGACGGGCTGCCGGTGCTGGGCACCTGCGCCGGGCTGATCCTGCTGGCGGACCGCCTGCTGGACGGGACACCCGGTCAGGAGACCCTCGGCGGGCTCGACGTGACGGTGCGGCGCAACGCCTTCGGCAGTCAGACCGACTCCTTCGAGACCGATCTGGAGGTCCCCGCCCTGGGCCCGCCGGCGGCGCGCACCGCGTTCATCCGTGCCCCGCTGATCGCACAGCTGGGTCCGCGGGCGCGCGCGCTGGCGACGCTGCCGGACGGGCGGATCGTCGCCGCCGAGCAGGGCAGGGTGCAGGGTCTCGCCTTCCACCCCGAGGCGACCGGGGAGCAGCGGTTCCATCGCCGGCTCCTGGCGCAGGTTCGCTGCCGCTGA
- a CDS encoding MerR family transcriptional regulator yields MTASVTRVSSAPQTLLSIGELSSHTGVSPRSLRYYEEQSLLPARRTPAGHRRYDRESVDRVALVQRLFAAGLTSTEIRPVLPGLVDEEHRTGDLVTTLREHRSRLQQEIARQLDTVDILDEVIEYQERT; encoded by the coding sequence ATGACCGCATCTGTCACCCGTGTGAGCTCTGCTCCGCAGACGCTCTTGAGCATCGGGGAGCTCTCCTCTCACACCGGTGTGAGCCCTCGCTCCCTGCGGTACTACGAGGAGCAGTCCCTCTTGCCGGCCCGCCGCACCCCGGCCGGTCATCGACGCTACGACCGGGAGTCCGTGGACCGGGTCGCCCTGGTCCAGCGGCTGTTCGCCGCCGGGCTCACCAGCACCGAGATCCGCCCGGTGCTGCCCGGGCTGGTCGACGAGGAGCACCGCACCGGGGATCTGGTGACCACGCTGCGCGAGCACCGCTCCCGCCTGCAGCAGGAGATCGCTCGGCAGCTCGACACCGTCGACATCCTCGACGAGGTCATCGAGTACCAGGAACGGACCTGA
- a CDS encoding sugar O-acetyltransferase has protein sequence MTNAPQPSAVRTPPETDPRTQRERMLAGDWYLSDRELGALQLSAARLADRYHRAWLEDAPEARDLLAELLGGLGDGAVVRPPFAVDYGSNVVLGARTFVNYHLTLADVAPITIGEDCQIGPNVQLLTPIHPTEPGPRRERWERAAPIVIGDNVWLGGGVTVLPGVRIGDNSVIGASAVVTKDVPAGVVAVGSPARVLREL, from the coding sequence ATGACCAATGCTCCTCAGCCGTCCGCGGTCCGCACTCCGCCGGAGACCGACCCCCGCACCCAGCGAGAGCGCATGCTCGCCGGCGACTGGTACCTCTCCGACCGGGAGCTGGGCGCGCTCCAGCTCTCCGCCGCCCGCCTGGCGGACCGGTACCACCGAGCCTGGCTGGAGGACGCTCCCGAGGCGCGCGACCTGCTCGCGGAGCTGCTGGGCGGCCTCGGCGACGGGGCTGTGGTGCGGCCCCCGTTCGCGGTGGACTACGGCAGCAATGTGGTGCTCGGCGCGCGCACCTTCGTGAACTATCACCTCACCCTGGCCGACGTCGCCCCGATCACCATCGGCGAGGACTGCCAGATCGGGCCCAACGTCCAGCTGCTGACGCCGATCCACCCGACCGAGCCGGGTCCTCGGCGGGAGCGGTGGGAGCGGGCCGCGCCGATCGTCATCGGGGACAACGTCTGGCTCGGCGGCGGAGTCACCGTGCTGCCGGGGGTGAGGATCGGGGACAACTCGGTGATCGGTGCGTCGGCCGTGGTGACGAAGGACGTGCCGGCGGGTGTGGTGGCCGTGGGCAGCCCGGCGCGGGTGCTCCGGGAGCTCTGA
- a CDS encoding AMIN-like domain-containing (lipo)protein has translation MKKRILSLLASVAMLCGLAMLAPASAVAAPYCGIYWGSLPESASGMSSAQIENLRTGRHACFDRLVVDLEGDVSGYSVTYVHRVSELGSGFAVPLRGGADLEILVHAPAYDADFHATYSPRHPSHAVDVDGYRTFRQVAFSGSFEGQTLIGLGVRARLPMRVFTLDGPGDGSRLVIDVAHRW, from the coding sequence GTGAAGAAGCGCATCCTCTCTCTCCTCGCCAGCGTCGCCATGCTGTGCGGCCTGGCCATGCTTGCGCCGGCCTCGGCCGTCGCCGCCCCGTACTGCGGCATCTACTGGGGCTCGCTCCCCGAGTCCGCCTCCGGGATGTCCTCGGCCCAGATCGAGAACCTCCGCACCGGTCGGCACGCCTGCTTCGACCGGCTCGTCGTCGATCTCGAGGGCGACGTCTCCGGATATTCGGTGACGTACGTCCACCGCGTCTCCGAGCTCGGCTCCGGGTTCGCCGTCCCGCTCCGCGGCGGCGCCGATCTGGAGATCCTGGTCCATGCCCCGGCATACGACGCCGACTTCCACGCGACGTACTCCCCGCGCCATCCCTCGCACGCGGTCGATGTGGACGGCTATCGCACCTTCCGTCAGGTCGCCTTCAGCGGCAGCTTCGAGGGACAGACCCTGATCGGGCTCGGCGTGCGCGCCCGGCTCCCGATGCGGGTGTTCACCCTGGACGGTCCCGGTGACGGCTCCCGCCTGGTCATCGACGTGGCCCATCGCTGGTGA
- the soxR gene encoding redox-sensitive transcriptional activator SoxR gives MNPTHEPDELLTIGEMGRRTGVAASALRYYEELGLVGSVRTGGNQRRYPRHMLRRVSLISVAKRLGMPLADVKEAFGEVPMESTPSHADWQRASRQWKKKLEERRRAIERLEHELTGCIGCGCLSLKACALLNPDDALAATGAGPRRLEDVVEDEESAGDER, from the coding sequence GTGAATCCCACGCATGAGCCCGATGAGCTGCTGACCATCGGCGAGATGGGTCGCCGCACGGGCGTGGCGGCCTCCGCCCTGCGCTACTACGAGGAGCTGGGTCTGGTGGGATCGGTGCGCACCGGCGGGAACCAGCGCCGCTATCCGCGCCATATGCTGCGTCGGGTCTCGCTGATCTCCGTCGCCAAGCGACTGGGCATGCCGCTGGCCGACGTGAAGGAGGCGTTCGGCGAGGTCCCGATGGAGAGCACCCCCTCCCATGCCGACTGGCAGCGTGCCTCCAGGCAGTGGAAGAAGAAGCTCGAGGAGCGGCGGCGCGCGATCGAACGGCTCGAGCACGAGCTCACCGGCTGCATCGGCTGCGGCTGCCTCTCCCTGAAGGCCTGCGCACTGCTGAACCCTGATGACGCCCTCGCTGCGACCGGTGCCGGGCCGCGCCGGCTGGAGGACGTCGTCGAGGACGAGGAGTCCGCCGGTGACGAACGGTGA
- a CDS encoding sulfite exporter TauE/SafE family protein codes for MEAQRLRREQLRDGTVLMEVALLVVVGAVLLGVTLQRTSGMGTGLVLSPALVLAIGPVTGILLTNMTTVVSAAFLTLAVRADIDWGRYLRIAPAILVGAVPAALLVHSVESGWLDVIIGVTLLVSLAVTPLLRGRRAEMSPVPAGLLAGALGGFLNTAVGVAAAAMLAYAQVTRWDQRSFAATLQPIFLTMGLISVITKLLVGTAGSGGAPPWPLMVAAIGSVPVGVLLGGVIARRVSSRTARAVAIGVVVLGSAATLLRGLGQVIGM; via the coding sequence GTGGAGGCGCAGCGGCTGCGGCGCGAGCAACTCCGGGACGGGACGGTGCTGATGGAGGTCGCACTCCTGGTCGTGGTCGGCGCGGTGCTGCTCGGTGTCACCCTCCAGCGCACCAGCGGCATGGGCACGGGACTGGTGCTGTCGCCGGCGCTGGTGCTGGCGATCGGCCCGGTGACCGGGATCCTGCTGACGAACATGACGACCGTGGTCTCGGCGGCGTTCCTGACGCTCGCCGTGCGCGCCGACATCGACTGGGGCCGCTACCTTCGGATCGCGCCCGCGATCCTGGTCGGTGCGGTCCCGGCGGCGTTGCTGGTGCACTCGGTGGAGTCCGGCTGGCTCGATGTGATCATCGGGGTCACGCTGCTGGTCTCCCTGGCCGTCACTCCGCTCCTGCGGGGGCGCCGGGCCGAGATGTCGCCGGTGCCGGCCGGTCTCCTCGCCGGAGCCCTCGGCGGCTTCCTGAACACCGCTGTCGGCGTGGCTGCGGCCGCGATGCTCGCCTATGCGCAGGTGACCCGGTGGGATCAGCGCTCCTTCGCCGCGACGCTGCAACCGATCTTCCTCACCATGGGCCTGATCTCGGTGATCACGAAGCTGCTGGTGGGCACTGCCGGATCGGGAGGGGCCCCGCCCTGGCCGCTGATGGTCGCGGCGATCGGCTCCGTCCCGGTAGGAGTGCTCCTCGGGGGCGTGATCGCCAGAAGGGTGTCGTCGCGCACCGCTCGCGCAGTAGCGATTGGTGTGGTCGTCCTCGGGTCCGCCGCGACCCTGCTGCGCGGACTCGGTCAGGTCATCGGGATGTGA
- a CDS encoding aminotransferase class I/II-fold pyridoxal phosphate-dependent enzyme: MVIRGGTAAEIADSVRALVDRGELIPGQSLPSVRALAEQLGVNRNTAVAAYRTLARSGVVVSRGRGGTRIARRAPLAQEGFAAAGALRDLGTGNPDPRLIPDLAPGLAAAAGRPVLYGEPVIDPDLEQWARDWMSPDVPGDPAALHITLTSGAVDAVERLLTQALMRDDAVALEDPCFLASIQIAHLGGYRAIPVPVDSEGMTVAGLRAALEKGVRAVVCTPRAQNPTGASLSARRAAELREVLADHPYVLVIQDDYYSFLSRSPFHSLIGPGHRRWALLRSVSKFVGPDMCLAVTATDPETAGRLALRLSPGTTWVSHLLQRITHAVMTDPDALALIERAGAHYAARNHAFADRLTAQGLPVAAGDGMSLWVPVPAPAREIAERLRRRGWLVRTGDEFRLEPGAEPSGHLRLTVHDLEEDAAAALAADLAEAVAASAG; encoded by the coding sequence CTGGTGATCCGCGGCGGGACCGCGGCGGAGATCGCCGACAGCGTGCGGGCCCTCGTGGACCGCGGGGAGCTGATCCCCGGGCAGAGCCTGCCCTCCGTGCGTGCCCTCGCCGAGCAGCTCGGCGTCAACCGCAACACCGCCGTGGCCGCCTACCGCACCCTCGCCCGCTCCGGGGTGGTGGTCTCCCGGGGGCGCGGCGGCACCCGGATCGCCCGACGCGCGCCCCTGGCCCAGGAGGGCTTCGCCGCCGCCGGCGCCCTGCGCGACCTCGGCACCGGCAACCCCGATCCGCGGCTGATCCCGGATCTCGCACCGGGCCTGGCCGCAGCGGCCGGACGCCCGGTGCTCTACGGGGAACCCGTCATCGACCCCGACCTCGAGCAGTGGGCACGGGACTGGATGAGCCCGGACGTCCCCGGCGACCCCGCTGCTCTGCACATCACCCTGACCAGCGGCGCCGTCGACGCCGTGGAGCGGCTGCTGACCCAGGCCCTGATGCGGGACGACGCCGTGGCGCTCGAGGACCCCTGCTTCCTGGCCAGCATCCAGATCGCCCACCTCGGCGGATACCGCGCGATCCCGGTCCCCGTCGACTCCGAGGGGATGACCGTCGCCGGCCTCCGGGCGGCGCTCGAGAAGGGGGTGCGCGCGGTGGTGTGCACGCCGCGCGCCCAGAACCCCACCGGTGCCTCGCTCAGCGCCCGCCGCGCCGCTGAGCTGCGCGAGGTCCTCGCCGATCATCCCTACGTGCTGGTCATCCAGGACGACTACTACTCGTTCCTGTCCCGATCGCCCTTCCACTCGCTCATCGGTCCGGGACATCGGCGCTGGGCGCTGCTGCGCTCGGTCTCGAAGTTCGTCGGCCCTGACATGTGCCTGGCCGTCACCGCCACCGACCCCGAGACCGCCGGCCGGCTCGCGCTGCGGCTCAGCCCCGGCACCACCTGGGTCAGCCACCTGCTGCAACGGATCACCCATGCCGTGATGACCGACCCCGACGCGCTGGCCCTCATCGAGCGGGCCGGGGCCCACTACGCCGCGCGCAACCACGCCTTCGCGGACCGCCTCACGGCACAGGGTCTGCCGGTCGCGGCCGGGGACGGGATGAGCCTGTGGGTGCCGGTGCCCGCCCCCGCGCGCGAGATCGCGGAACGGCTGAGGCGCCGGGGCTGGCTGGTGCGCACCGGGGACGAGTTCCGGCTCGAGCCCGGTGCGGAACCCTCCGGTCACCTGCGGCTGACCGTGCACGACCTGGAGGAGGATGCCGCCGCGGCGCTGGCCGCCGACCTCGCCGAGGCAGTGGCGGCGAGCGCCGGATGA